From one Salmo salar chromosome ssa09, Ssal_v3.1, whole genome shotgun sequence genomic stretch:
- the LOC123723669 gene encoding synaptosomal-associated protein 25, protein MSGRMAADTPVRTEHEELQRRANQVTDESLESTRRMMQLVEESKDSGIRALVMLDEQGEQLERIEEGLDQINSDMKEAEKNLTDLGQCCGLCSCDKLKDFEESGAYKKVWGNNQDGVVSGQPSSRVMDEREQMIMSGGYICKVTNDAREDEMEENLGHVGSIIGNLKSMALDMGNEIDTQNVQIDRIQGKAIHNVYRIDAANQKANNLMKR, encoded by the exons ATGTCAGGAAGGATGGCTGCCGACACACCCGTGAGGACAGAGCATGAGGAGCTGCAGAGGAGGGCCAACCAGGTGACAGATGAG TCCCTGGAGAGTACCCGTCGTATGATGCAGCTAGTAGAGGAG AGCAAAGATTCAGGAATCCGGGCCCTGGTCATGCTGGACGAACAAGGAG AGCAACTGGAACGGATTGAGGAGGGCCTGGACCAGATCAACTCGGATATGAAGGAGGCTGAGAAGAACCTCACAGACCTGGGCCAATGCTGCGGTCTGTGTTCCTGTGATAA GCTGAAGGACTTTGAGGAGAGTGGGGCCTATAAGAAGGTGTGGGGGAACAACCAGGATGGGGTGGTGTCTGGCCAGCCGTCCTCACGCGTCATGGATGAGAGAGAGCAGATGATCATGAGCGGAGGCTACATATGCAA ggTGACAAATGATGCACGCGAAGATGAGATGGAGGAGAATCTGGGACATGTAGGCAGCATCATAGGCAACCTGAAGAGCATGGCACTGGACATGGGCAATGAGATCGACACGCAGAATGTCCAGATTGACCGCATTCAGGGCAAG GCCATTCACAATGTATACCGCATTGATGCTGCCAATCAGAAAGCTAACAATCTAATGAAAAGATAA
- the LOC106612530 gene encoding ras-related protein Rab-1A-like, which translates to MIPEYDYLFKLLLIGDSGVGKSCLLLRFADDTYTESYISTIGVDFKIRTIEMDGKTVKLQIWDTAGQERFRTITSSYYRGAHGIIIVYDVTDQESFNNVKQWLEEIDRYACENVSKLLVGNKCDLVSKKVVDSATGQKFASSLKIPFLETSAKNADNVEKSFLTMASEIQKRVGSDGVQSEAAKVGNKINSAPLWPGGKDEAATEEGNSCC; encoded by the exons ATGATTCCTGAATA CGACTACCTGTTCAAACTTCTTCTTATTGGAGACTCTGGTGTCGGCAAGTCTTGCCTGCTCTTGCGGTTTGCG GATGACACCTACACAGAGAGCTACATCAGCACAATTGGGGTCGACTTTAAGATCAGAACCATTGAAATGGATGGGAAGACTGTCAAACTACAAATT TGGGACACAGCCGGACAAGAGAGGTTCCGGACCATCACATCCAGCTACTACAGAGGAGCACATGGGATCATCATTGTGTATGATGTCACTGATCAG GAGTCCTTTAACAACGTGAAGCAGTGGTTGGAGGAGATTGACCGCTATGCGTGTGAAAATGTCTCCAAATTGCTTGTGGGAAACAAGTGTGACTTGGTCTCTAAAAAGGTAGTGGACTCTGCCACTGGTCAA AAATTTGCTTCATCCCTAAAGATTCCATTCCTGGAGACCAGTGCGAAGAATGCTGATAATGTAGAGAAATCATTTTTAACCATGGCCTCTGAAATACAGAAGCGTGTTGGAAGTGATGGTGTTCAAAGTGAGGCTGCTAAAGTGGGTAACAAGATAAACAGTGCACCACTTTGGCCCGGGGGGAAAGACGAGGCTGCTACAGAGGAAGGGAATTCTTGTTGCTAG
- the LOC100194580 gene encoding zgc:113149-like isoform X2, producing the protein MNFKFTYSEIEELGGNLPMKKRKSRFTFDEVHLLLSEVKRNRHILVMQLSAFVTATGKFNQGASSDLRKRTWADIAICINKISECQREVMEIVKKWADLKCDAKRRMVAMRGPNGVRISQNMSPVEKMVHEILATSPPNKATMGSMNHEPEENDFGDMSEMLTRSSGTSNGMAGLHHMGMPGTSPHAMGSSMSPFSTQDKDIGMFSRMPFGRDPSQSSHDFSFMTPVDEDNSLGFEDLEEEPRHMGSFRPPAEPRRTYSRFATSSTAVSSSMATSSSSLPAPSSFLPAPPSSSTSPGSVMGQRAIRKQLAHSASLSLKEQQATTALLGAVSGSLGALAQSVQQLVESQQEFVRDSLEMQRETVSVLRDFSTNALALLRDKVNGHPPS; encoded by the exons ATGAATTTCAAATTCACCTATAGCGAAATAGAGGAACTTGGGGGCAACTTGCCCATGAAGAAAAGGAAGTCACGCTTCACCTTCGATGAAGTCCATCTGCTGCTGTCTGAGGTCAAAAGAAACAGGCACATCCTCGTAA TGCAATTATCTGCATTTGTCACCGCCACAGGCAAGTTCAACCAAGGCGCCTCGTCAGACCTGAGGAAGCGAACATGGGCGGACATCGCGATTTGCATCAACAAAATCAGCGAGTGCCAAAGGGAGGTCATGGAGATCGTCAAGAAGTGGGCGGACCTAAAGTGCGACGCCAAGCGCAGGATGGTGGCCATGCGAGGGCCTAATGGTGTCCGTATCTCCCAGAACATGTCGCCGGTGGAGAAAATGGTCCACGAAATACTAGCCACGTCCCCTCCGAACAAGGCCACCATGGGCAGTATGAATCATGAACCTGAGGAGAATGACTTTGGTGACATGTCAGAGATGTTGACTCGCTCCTCTGGCACTTCTAATGGTATGGCTGGCCTTCATCATATGGGTATGCCTGGCACCAGCCCCCATGCCATGGGCTCGTCTATGTCACCTTTCTCAACTCAAGATAAAGATATTGGCATGTTTTCTCGGATGCCATTTGGCC GGGATCCTTCTCAGTCGTCTCATGATTTTTCATTCATGACACCAGTCGATGAAG ACAACAGTCTGGGATTTGAGGACCTAGAAGAGGAGCCGCGGCACATGGGCTCCTTCCGCCCCCCTGCTGAGCCTCGTCGCACCTACTCCAGATTCGCCACCTCTTCCACCGCTGTGTCTTCCTCCATGGCTACTTCCTCGTCCTCCCTCCCAGctccctcttcctttctccctgctcctccctcctcttctacctctccaGGGTCAGTCATGGGGCAGCGCGCAATCCGGAAGCAGCTAGCCCACAGTGCTTCCCTCAGTCTCAAGGAGCAGCAGGCCACTACTGCCCTGCTAGGGGCCGTGTCGGGGTCTCTGGGGGCCCTGGCCCAGTCTGTGCAGCAGCTGGTGGAGTCGCAGCAGGAGTTTGTACGCGACTCCCTGGAGATGCAGCGAGAGACTGTGAGCGTCCTGCGAGACTTCTCTACCAATGCCCTGGCTCTCCTGCGGGACAAGGTCAACGGCCACCCGCCTTCTTAA
- the LOC100194580 gene encoding zgc:113149-like (The RefSeq protein has 1 substitution compared to this genomic sequence): MNFKFTYSEIEELGGNLPMKKRKSRFTFDEVHLLLSEVKRNRHILVSKFNQGASSDLRKRTWADIAICINKISECQREVMEIVKKWADLKCDAKRRMVAMRGPNGVRISQNMSPVEKMVHEILATSPPNKATMGSMNHEPEENDFGDMSEMLTRSSGTSNGMPGLHHMGMPGTSPHAMGSSMSPFSTQDKDIGMFSRMPFGRDPSQSSHDFSFMTPVDEDNSLGFEDLEEEPRHMGSFRPPAEPRRTYSRFATSSTAVSSSMATSSSSLPAPSSFLPAPPSSSTSPGSVMGQRAIRKQLAHSASLSLKEQQATTALLGAVSGSLGALAQSVQQLVESQQEFVRDSLEMQRETVSVLRDFSTNALALLRDKVNGHPPS; encoded by the exons ATGAATTTCAAATTCACCTATAGCGAAATAGAGGAACTTGGGGGCAACTTGCCCATGAAGAAAAGGAAGTCACGCTTCACCTTCGATGAAGTCCATCTGCTGCTGTCTGAGGTCAAAAGAAACAGGCACATCCTCGTAA GCAAGTTCAACCAAGGCGCCTCGTCAGACCTGAGGAAGCGAACATGGGCGGACATCGCGATTTGCATCAACAAAATCAGCGAGTGCCAAAGGGAGGTCATGGAGATCGTCAAGAAGTGGGCGGACCTAAAGTGCGACGCCAAGCGCAGGATGGTGGCCATGCGAGGGCCTAATGGTGTCCGTATCTCCCAGAACATGTCGCCGGTGGAGAAAATGGTCCACGAAATACTAGCCACGTCCCCTCCGAACAAGGCCACCATGGGCAGTATGAATCATGAACCTGAGGAGAATGACTTTGGTGACATGTCAGAGATGTTGACTCGCTCCTCTGGCACTTCTAATGGTATGGCTGGCCTTCATCATATGGGTATGCCTGGCACCAGCCCCCATGCCATGGGCTCGTCTATGTCACCTTTCTCAACTCAAGATAAAGATATTGGCATGTTTTCTCGGATGCCATTTGGCC GGGATCCTTCTCAGTCGTCTCATGATTTTTCATTCATGACACCAGTCGATGAAG ACAACAGTCTGGGATTTGAGGACCTAGAAGAGGAGCCGCGGCACATGGGCTCCTTCCGCCCCCCTGCTGAGCCTCGTCGCACCTACTCCAGATTCGCCACCTCTTCCACCGCTGTGTCTTCCTCCATGGCTACTTCCTCGTCCTCCCTCCCAGctccctcttcctttctccctgctcctccctcctcttctacctctccaGGGTCAGTCATGGGGCAGCGCGCAATCCGGAAGCAGCTAGCCCACAGTGCTTCCCTCAGTCTCAAGGAGCAGCAGGCCACTACTGCCCTGCTAGGGGCCGTGTCGGGGTCTCTGGGGGCCCTGGCCCAGTCTGTGCAGCAGCTGGTGGAGTCGCAGCAGGAGTTTGTACGCGACTCCCTGGAGATGCAGCGAGAGACTGTGAGCGTCCTGCGAGACTTCTCTACCAATGCCCTGGCTCTCCTGCGGGACAAGGTCAACGGCCACCCGCCTTCTTAA
- the LOC100194580 gene encoding zgc:113149-like isoform X3, with product MNFKFTYSEIEELGGNLPMKKRKSRFTFDEVHLLLSEVKRNRHILVSKFNQGASSDLRKRTWADIAICINKISECQREVMEIVKKWADLKCDAKRRMVAMRGPNGVRISQNMSPVEKMVHEILATSPPNKATMGSMNHEPEENDFGDMSEMLTRSSGTSNGMAGLHHMGMPGTSPHAMGSSMSPFSTQDKDIGMFSRMPFGRDPSQSSHDFSFMTPVDEDNSLGFEDLEEEPRHMGSFRPPAEPRRTYSRFATSSTAVSSSMATSSSSLPAPSSFLPAPPSSSTSPGSVMGQRAIRKQLAHSASLSLKEQQATTALLGAVSGSLGALAQSVQQLVESQQEFVRDSLEMQRETVSVLRDFSTNALALLRDKVNGHPPS from the exons ATGAATTTCAAATTCACCTATAGCGAAATAGAGGAACTTGGGGGCAACTTGCCCATGAAGAAAAGGAAGTCACGCTTCACCTTCGATGAAGTCCATCTGCTGCTGTCTGAGGTCAAAAGAAACAGGCACATCCTCGTAA GCAAGTTCAACCAAGGCGCCTCGTCAGACCTGAGGAAGCGAACATGGGCGGACATCGCGATTTGCATCAACAAAATCAGCGAGTGCCAAAGGGAGGTCATGGAGATCGTCAAGAAGTGGGCGGACCTAAAGTGCGACGCCAAGCGCAGGATGGTGGCCATGCGAGGGCCTAATGGTGTCCGTATCTCCCAGAACATGTCGCCGGTGGAGAAAATGGTCCACGAAATACTAGCCACGTCCCCTCCGAACAAGGCCACCATGGGCAGTATGAATCATGAACCTGAGGAGAATGACTTTGGTGACATGTCAGAGATGTTGACTCGCTCCTCTGGCACTTCTAATGGTATGGCTGGCCTTCATCATATGGGTATGCCTGGCACCAGCCCCCATGCCATGGGCTCGTCTATGTCACCTTTCTCAACTCAAGATAAAGATATTGGCATGTTTTCTCGGATGCCATTTGGCC GGGATCCTTCTCAGTCGTCTCATGATTTTTCATTCATGACACCAGTCGATGAAG ACAACAGTCTGGGATTTGAGGACCTAGAAGAGGAGCCGCGGCACATGGGCTCCTTCCGCCCCCCTGCTGAGCCTCGTCGCACCTACTCCAGATTCGCCACCTCTTCCACCGCTGTGTCTTCCTCCATGGCTACTTCCTCGTCCTCCCTCCCAGctccctcttcctttctccctgctcctccctcctcttctacctctccaGGGTCAGTCATGGGGCAGCGCGCAATCCGGAAGCAGCTAGCCCACAGTGCTTCCCTCAGTCTCAAGGAGCAGCAGGCCACTACTGCCCTGCTAGGGGCCGTGTCGGGGTCTCTGGGGGCCCTGGCCCAGTCTGTGCAGCAGCTGGTGGAGTCGCAGCAGGAGTTTGTACGCGACTCCCTGGAGATGCAGCGAGAGACTGTGAGCGTCCTGCGAGACTTCTCTACCAATGCCCTGGCTCTCCTGCGGGACAAGGTCAACGGCCACCCGCCTTCTTAA
- the LOC100194580 gene encoding zgc:113149-like isoform X1 encodes MDLIIYEVYAWYYVRPLVMISMKHSIDICSLCICLSLLFSACLLFLGVQLSAFVTATGKFNQGASSDLRKRTWADIAICINKISECQREVMEIVKKWADLKCDAKRRMVAMRGPNGVRISQNMSPVEKMVHEILATSPPNKATMGSMNHEPEENDFGDMSEMLTRSSGTSNGMAGLHHMGMPGTSPHAMGSSMSPFSTQDKDIGMFSRMPFGRDPSQSSHDFSFMTPVDEDNSLGFEDLEEEPRHMGSFRPPAEPRRTYSRFATSSTAVSSSMATSSSSLPAPSSFLPAPPSSSTSPGSVMGQRAIRKQLAHSASLSLKEQQATTALLGAVSGSLGALAQSVQQLVESQQEFVRDSLEMQRETVSVLRDFSTNALALLRDKVNGHPPS; translated from the exons ATGGATTTGATCATTTACGAAGTTTATGCATGGTATTATGTGAGGCCTTTGGTCATGATCAGCATGAAGCACTCAATAGACATATGTTCACTTTGCATTTGTTTGTCTCTTTTATTCTCTGCTTGCCTTTTATTCCTTGGAGTGCAATTATCTGCATTTGTCACCGCCACAGGCAAGTTCAACCAAGGCGCCTCGTCAGACCTGAGGAAGCGAACATGGGCGGACATCGCGATTTGCATCAACAAAATCAGCGAGTGCCAAAGGGAGGTCATGGAGATCGTCAAGAAGTGGGCGGACCTAAAGTGCGACGCCAAGCGCAGGATGGTGGCCATGCGAGGGCCTAATGGTGTCCGTATCTCCCAGAACATGTCGCCGGTGGAGAAAATGGTCCACGAAATACTAGCCACGTCCCCTCCGAACAAGGCCACCATGGGCAGTATGAATCATGAACCTGAGGAGAATGACTTTGGTGACATGTCAGAGATGTTGACTCGCTCCTCTGGCACTTCTAATGGTATGGCTGGCCTTCATCATATGGGTATGCCTGGCACCAGCCCCCATGCCATGGGCTCGTCTATGTCACCTTTCTCAACTCAAGATAAAGATATTGGCATGTTTTCTCGGATGCCATTTGGCC GGGATCCTTCTCAGTCGTCTCATGATTTTTCATTCATGACACCAGTCGATGAAG ACAACAGTCTGGGATTTGAGGACCTAGAAGAGGAGCCGCGGCACATGGGCTCCTTCCGCCCCCCTGCTGAGCCTCGTCGCACCTACTCCAGATTCGCCACCTCTTCCACCGCTGTGTCTTCCTCCATGGCTACTTCCTCGTCCTCCCTCCCAGctccctcttcctttctccctgctcctccctcctcttctacctctccaGGGTCAGTCATGGGGCAGCGCGCAATCCGGAAGCAGCTAGCCCACAGTGCTTCCCTCAGTCTCAAGGAGCAGCAGGCCACTACTGCCCTGCTAGGGGCCGTGTCGGGGTCTCTGGGGGCCCTGGCCCAGTCTGTGCAGCAGCTGGTGGAGTCGCAGCAGGAGTTTGTACGCGACTCCCTGGAGATGCAGCGAGAGACTGTGAGCGTCCTGCGAGACTTCTCTACCAATGCCCTGGCTCTCCTGCGGGACAAGGTCAACGGCCACCCGCCTTCTTAA